The Candidozyma auris chromosome 1, complete sequence genome includes a region encoding these proteins:
- a CDS encoding 1-phosphatidylinositol 4-kinase LSB6 yields the protein MPTRDHARNSSVKTGAHVLEETDDNSPRATHQVTSLYATATPVRSHDESYSSPVPFHGRAIGNDDAEMENLSSSVPILGGSRWLTPRIERRNSESTLSRLKSPSRKYISPGKWFSKSSKRKKRKRQVIEGPYTIEYSVFRPIQYLPQIKSEADLQEHAANFLSQENNNELSPENFIKHDEFENLVSEMTHDVEFDTDLRPMSISQGSSGSYFILGKKEKHDDNSSEYTFEIYKRGIFKPKDEEPYGPLSPKWSKWLHRTFFPCFFGRACLIPNLGYISEAAACVLDRQLLSYIVPHTDIIYLKSHAFYYTLWERLRSTPPQLKIGSFQMFLNDYVEAQHFFSLYPLPTDIEKLPASKIILVESDLPIDELQLTFHWTKEVLLQFQEQLEKLVILDYIMRNTDRGADNWMIKLEWKEQPSDDKFRHIYPHLKIGAIDSGLAFPWKHPDGWRSFPFGWLFLPYAIIGQPFSYKTRQHYLPLLTSKYWWEQTIMKLRSVFEKDADFKERMWRKQVAVLKGQAFNIVEILKSSHAGPLELTRRESLLIWDDEMNVPVQVNNSVLSHALETSIYDVTREPVANRLGHSETTPLLEPLKKQRSSAGSLESAFSESEPMRMSGFDYNITREGDDRDDYESIEETDTKTVVIERLEKLDTTSPVFTWC from the coding sequence ATGCCCACGAGGGATCATGCTAGAAATAGTCTGGTGAAGACTGGTGCTCATGTTTTAGAAGAGACAGATGACAATTCCCCGAGAGCGACCCATCAAGTAACGTCTTTGTATGCGACAGCCACGCCTGTTAGATCGCATGACGAGTCCTATTCACTGCCAGTTCCATTTCACGGACGAGCCATTGGAAACGATGATGCTGAAATGGAGAACCTTTCTCTGAGCGTTCCAATATTAGGAGGATCTCGATGGCTTACTCCTCGCAtagagagaagaaactcgGAGAGTACCCTAAGTCGATTGAAATCCCCGTCTAGAAAGTACATATCGCCCGGAAAGTGGTTTTCCAAGAGCCTGAAACGCAAAAAGCGGAAAAGACAAGTAATTGAAGGCCCGTATACTATAGAATACTCGGTATTTCGACCCATTCAATACTTACCACAGATAAAATCAGAGgctgatcttcaagagcatgCTGCTAACTTCTTACTGCAAGAGAACAATAATGAGTTAAGTCCTGAAAACTTCATTAAACATGATGAGTTCGAGAATTTGGTTTCTGAGATGACACATGATGTCGAGTTTGATACTGATTTGCGACCCATGAGCATCAGTCAGGGATCACTGGGAAGCTATTTCATCTTaggcaagaaagagaagcacGACGATAATTCTCTGGAGTACACTTTTGAAATCTACAAAAGAGGGATCTTCAAGCCCAAGGATGAAGAGCCATATGGTCCTTTGTCTCCAAAATGGTCCAAGTGGCTTCATCGAACCTTTTTTCCGTGTTTCTTTGGTAGAGCATGTCTAATCCCAAACTTGGGCTACATCAGCGAAGCAGCTGCTTGCGTCCTTGATCGCCAACTTCTTTCCTACATTGTCCCTCATACGGATATCATTTACTTGAAGTCCCATGCATTTTACTACACATTGTGGGAGAGGTTGCGTTCGACTCCTCCCCAATTGAAGATAGGCTCCTTCCAAATGTTTTTGAATGATTAtgttgaagctcaacaCTTCTTCAGTTTATATCCGTTGCCCACGGACATTGAGAAACTACCAGCCAGTAAAATAATATTGGTAGAGCTGGACTTACCAATCGACGAGCTTCAGCTCACTTTCCACTGGACGAAAGAAGTACTTCTACAGTTCCAGGAGCAACTTGAAAAACTTGTAATATTAGACTACATCATGCGAAATACAGATCGAGGTGCTGACAATTGGATGATAAAACTTGAATGGAAAGAGCAGCCATCAGATGACAAATTTAGACACATTTATCCCCATCTCAAGATTGGGGCTATTGATTCAGGCCTTGCATTTCCTTGGAAGCATCCGGATGGCTGGCGATCCTTCCCCTTTGGATGGTTGTTTTTACCTTACGCGATAATTGGTCAACCCTTCTCATACAAGACGAGGCAGCACTATTTGCCGCTTCTCACCTCCAAATATTGGTGGGAGCAGACTATTATGAAACTTCGTAGCGTTTTCGAAAAGGATGCCgacttcaaagaaaggATGTGGCGGAAGCAAGTAGCGGTATTAAAAGGTCAAGCATTCAATATTGTCGAGATCTTGAAATCCAGTCACGCTGGTCCTCTAGAGCTTacgagaagagaaagtttACTCATTTGGGACGACGAAATGAACGTTCCTGTCCAGGTCAACAATAGCGTCTTGAGCCATGCTTTAGAAACAAGCATCTACGATGTTACTAGAGAGCCAGTTGCCAATCGCCTCGGACACAGCGAGACTACGCCACTTCTTGAGCCTCTTAAAAAACAAAGATCATCAGCAGGAAGTCTAGAGAGCGCTTTTAGTGAAAGCGAACCAATGAGAATGTCGGGATTTGATTATAATATTACTCGTGAAGGAGATGATAGGGATGACTATGaaagcattgaagaaaCCGATACAAAAACCGTTGTAATTGAGCGATTAGAAAAACTTGATACGACTTCACCCGTCTTCACATGGTGT
- the PGA45 gene encoding Pga45p, with translation MKFAFVSTILCIFTSVTLASPAATPVGDEFNLAFIEDTLEERLDSYDLDDLNFFIEKRDTNGLERTIESLLNVVNDSGVIWAILDQVAYYPKRIEFIANATAKLVGGVDLSKVGDLASGLNLDLSDLNVSAIVSAVADSGVVSSLLDGILLDEDYRPVLVRLISRVLKSQKNTFLWLVQDVFKSNKNQKRAESSGLETFIGNIISTALSSTLVADVAKDVLTALNETQFLTYTVKHFLADEGYQNMTAQLVIDVMNTGALRLNGSALNVTAIAQKALSQPQVISGAVGYLLSGQLQLGGLTDGLGKYFDAVKDILKDVEESGTFAELNEYVFSESHTVSTPVLFTGNVVVPKTATFSLGGLGGLGGFVNASKTSSKSSKTSSSSKETESASITLSSNNSDFSYATDDNLNESQSAAEVASILSALSASPASETGEPSSKASSKASSVTSKASSAISSVSEAANSGVDSLSLFLQTYGSDNDNAETTTSTTSRSSSSSRSYRSMVTVTIDESTQTTTGGNGGGLGGLLGLFGSSTSAASNNQRREVSQGSGASIRTVPMFMVYLQLVIFGGVLML, from the coding sequence ATGAAGTTTGCGTTCGTCTCGACCATCCTTTGCATTTTCACATCAGTGACGCTAGCCTCGCCGGCTGCAACTCCAGTCGGAGACGAGTTCAACTTAGCCTTCATCGAAGACACCcttgaagagagattgGACTCGTATGATCTTGAcgacttgaactttttcatCGAGAAGAGAGACACAAATGGCCTCGAGCGTACCATTGAGTCACTCTTGAATGTGGTCAATGACTCGGGTGTGATCTGGGCCATTTTGGATCAAGTTGCTTACTACCCTAAACGAATTGAGTTTATCGCCAATGCAACAGCTAagcttgttggtggtgTGGACCTTTCAAAAGTGGGAGACTTGGCCAGTGGCTTAAACTTGGATTTGTCTGATCTCAATGTTTCTGCTATTGTCAGTGCAGTTGCCGACTCTGGAGTTGTCCTGAGCTTGTTGGACGGCATCTTGTTGGATGAAGATTACAGACCTGTTCTCGTTAGGCTCATTTCGAGGGTTTTGAAGAGTCAGAAAAACACCTTTTTGTGGCTTGTTCAGGatgtcttcaagagcaacaaGAACCAGAAGAGGGCTGAATCCAGCGGGTTGGAAACTTTCATTGGTAACATCATCTCCACTGCCTTGTCTTCCACACTTGTAGCTGATGTTGCTAAAGATGTTCTTACTGCTTTGAATGAGACTCAATTCCTAACTTACACTGTTAAGCACTTCCTTGCCGATGAGGGTTACCAGAACATGACTGCTCAACTTGTGATTGACGTGATGAACACTGGTGCCCTTCGCCTCAATGGTAGCGCTTTGAACGTTACCGCTATTGCTCAGAAGGCTTTGAGTCAACCTCAAGTGATCAGTGGTGCTGTCGGGTACTTACTTTCAGGTCAACTTCAGCTTGGTGGTTTGACCGATGGTTTGGGCAAATATTTCGATGCCGTCAAAGACATCTTGAAAGACGTCGAAGAGTCTGGAACTTTTGCTGAATTGAACGAATACGTTTTCTCTGAGTCGCACACTGTGTCCACCCCCGTTCTCTTCACTGGTAACGTTGTTGTGCCCAAAACCGCAACTTTCAGTCTCGGTGGCCTTGGTGGTCTTGGCGGATTCGTCAACGCTTCCAAAACTTCCTCGAAATCTTCGAAGACATCTAGCTCTTCTAAGGAAACTGAGTCGGCATCCATTACTTTAAGTTCAAACAACAGTGACTTTTCTTACGCTACCGATGATAACCTTAATGAGCTGCAGTCTGCAGCTGAAGTGGCATCCATTCTTTCGGCATTATCTGCTTCTCCTGCAAGTGAAACCGGTGAACCTTCTTCTAAGGCTTCCTCTAAGGCTTCTTCAGTTACTTCTAAAGCTTCCTCTGCTATCTCGAGCGTTTCAGAAGCAGCAAACTCAGGAGTTGACAGTTTGagcttgttcttgcagaCATATGGCTCAGATAATGACAATGCCGAAACAACCACTAGTACGACTTCCAGGTCAAGctcaagctcgagaagctACAGATCTATGGTTACCGTCACTATTGATGAAAGCACCCAGACCACTACTGGGGGTAATGGAGGAGGTCTTGGGGGCCTCTTGGGTCTCTTCGGTTCCTCTACTAGCGCTGCAAGCAACAATCAGCGTAGGGAGGTGTCACAAGGCTCTGGTGCCTCTATTAGAACTGTTCCAATGTTCATGGTTTACTTGCAGTTGGTCATTTTTGGCGGTGTGCTTATGCTTTAG
- the PHO87 gene encoding SPX domain-containing inorganic phosphate transporter, protein MKFSHSLKFNAVPEWQDHYLNYSGLKKVIYNAQQEQLENGQPQDGSVVMNHATISELIRIARRNQAIADRREALAQAKEKDGSSERYTATKIINKFKQRKGTSAKASSPEASQEDLEKGVVATENAEKDDINEIQVTYSFDNDESTYRGSLDMDAWTAAAGSISAESSDPLPVFAKHLVDEVTKIDRFFKPKEVEVYKQYDNLIKDLEANRQHIDAYLFTEAYGKENYDENEHRNLHIKSTLERTLSNASVFDTVNHLDYEDLEKADFLEEDEDDDEEDEDEHDHRSSSALLGRDDFDIKQQKQITLKQRSTHLFITLSELKSFIELNRIGFTKICKKFDKTCNYSIKEDFVNNFLPNNSRTFFPETSEILDHKIDHIVKVYAFLSGKAVNNAKSEDLEPINDELRTYLRDHIVWERNTVWKDLLSIEKRQYNLNLDESAARNNKMGDEAHLTSLLLMRWKKVQLPFGWRIFKRDYVKLPQFLFTTQIIKLAVIIPVFIVLLTVKTMNDKEEARCLAVLAACAMLWASEALPLWVTSLLVPLLVVTCKVLKNEDGEAMEAAAASKAILSAMWSSTLMILLGGFTLAAALSKYNIAKVVSSFMLAFAGTKPRNILLAIMSVSLFLSMWISNVAAPVLAYSLIQPVLRTLPTTSPLSQALVLGIALASNLGGMASPIASPQNVIAIEYMNPNPGWGKWFAIALPVAILSMVGIWMELIMTFRISQTKVKAYKPIKEKFTAKQWYISIVCVATILLWCVLSEIEDTFGSSGIIAVIPIVLFFGTGLLKVDDVNNFPWTIILLAMGGLALGSAVTSSGLLATVAKALQRKVADFDAFVVLAIFGILILVVATFVSHTVATIIIAPLVKEVGDSMSTPHPLLLIMGTALMASAAMGLPTSGFPNVTAISMTDEVGQRYISVNTFITRGVPASLIAYVITISVGYGIMTCLSF, encoded by the coding sequence ATGAAATTCTCGCATTCGCTTAAGTTTAATGCTGTACCTGAGTGGCAGGACCATTACTTGAACTACTCTGGTTTAAAGAAAGTCATCTACAATGCTCAGCAGGAGCAGTTGGAAAACGGTCAACCTCAGGATGGATCCGTGGTCATGAACCATGCCACCATTTCTGAGTTGATCAGAATTGCCCGGAGAAACCAGGCCATCGCCGACAGAAGAGAGGCGTTGGCACaagccaaggagaaggatgGCTCGCTGGAAAGATACACGGCaaccaaaatcatcaacaagttcaagcaGAGGAAGGGCACTCTGGCTAAAGCATCTAGCCCagaagcttctcaagaagactTGGAAAAGGGCGTCGTGGCCACTGAAAATGCAGAGAAAGACGACATCAATGAGATCCAGGTGACATACTCTTTTGACAATGACGAGTCGACATATCGTGGATCTCTTGACATGGATGCCTGGACAGCTGCTGCGGGATCCATATCTGCAGAGTCTTCGGACCCCCTTCCTGTGTTTGCTAAGCATTTAGTAGATGAGGTCACAAAAATTGACAGATTCTTCAAGccaaaagaagttgaagtgtACAAGCAATATGATAACCTCATAAAAGATTTGGAAGCAAACAGACAGCATATTGACGCTTACCTTTTTACTGAAGCCTACGGCAAGGAAAACTACGACGAAAATGAGCATCGCAATTTGCATATTAAGTCCACTTTGGAAAGAACATTAAGTAATGCATCAGTTTTCGATACCGTCAATCATTTGGACTACGAGGATCTTGAGAAGGCTgactttttggaagaagatgaggatgatgacgaggaagatgaagacgaGCATGACCACCGCTCGAGCTCAGCGTTGCTCGGAAGAGACGATTTTGACATtaagcagcagaagcaaaTCACTCTAAAGCAGCGGTCCACACATTTATTCATCACCTTGAGTGAGTTGAAGTCATTCATTGAGTTGAATAGAATTGGATTCACCAAGATCTGCAAGAAGTTCGACAAGACATGCAACTACtccatcaaagaagacttCGTCAATAACTTTTTGCCGAACAACTCCAGAACATTTTTTCCAGAGACCTCGGAAATTCTTGATCACAAAATTGACCATATTGTTAAAGTGTACGCTTTCCTTTCTGGCAAGGCTGTCAACAATGCAAAATCTGAAGACTTGGAGCCCATCAATGATGAGCTTAGGACGTATTTAAGAGACCATATTGTGTGGGAAAGAAATACCGTCTGGAAGGATTTACTTTCTATCGAGAAAAGACAATACAACTTGAATCTCGATGAGAGTGCTGCGAGAAACAACAAGATGGGCGATGAGGCTCACTTAACTTCGTTGCTTTTAATGCGCTGGAAGAAGGTACAGTTGCCTTTCGGTTGGAGAATTTTTAAGCGTGACTATGTCAAGCTTCCCCAGTTTTTGTTCACCACACAAATCATTAAGCTCGCAGTGATCATTCCAGTCTTCATCGTTCTTTTGACGGTCAAGACCATGAACGATAAGGAAGAAGCTCGTTGCTTGGCTGTTCTTGCTGCATGTGCCATGTTGTGGGCATCTGAAGCTTTACCTTTGTGGGTTACATCATTGTTAGTGCCTTTGCTCGTCGTTACATGcaaggttttgaagaatgaggaTGGCGAAGCTATGGAAGCTGCAGCCGCTTCCAAGGCAATTTTGTCGGCAATGTGGTCATCGACACTCATGATTTTGCTCGGTGGATTCACTTTAGCTGCGGCCCTTTCCAAGTACAATATTGCCAAGGTTGTCTCCTCGTTCATGTTGGCATTTGCAGGGACTAAACCAAGAAatattcttcttgcaaTCATGagtgtttctttgtttttgtctATGTGGATTTCGAATGTGGCTGCTCCTGTGTTAGCTTATTCTTTGATTCAGCCGGTCTTGAGAACCTTACCAACAACTTCCCCACTTTCACAAGCATTAGTATTGGGAATTGCCTTGGCTTCTAATCTTGGTGGTATGGCATCTCCAATTGCATCACCACAAAATGTCATTGCTATCGAGTACATGAACCCTAACCCTGGTTGGGGTAAGTGGTTTGCGATCGCCCTTCCTGTCGCCATATTGTCCATGGTTGGTATCTGGATGGAGTTGATTATGACGTTCAGAATTTCTCAGACTAAAGTAAAAGCATACAAGCCtatcaaggagaagtttACAGCCAAACAGTGGTACATTAGTATCGTCTGTGTCGCAACTATCTTACTTTGGTGCGTTTTGAGTGAGATTGAGGACACATTTGGCTCGTCCGGTATTATTGCAGTCATTCCTATCGTTTTGTTCTTCGGGACCGGTCTCTTGAAAGTCGATGATGTTAACAATTTTCCATGGACTATTATTTTGTTGGCCATGGGTGGCCTTGCATTGGGATCCGCAGTCACAAGCTCGGGTCTATTAGCAACTGTTGCTAAGGcattgcaaagaaaagtaGCCGATTTCGATGCCTTCGTTGTTTTAGCAATCTTTGGTATCTTGATTCTTGTTGTAGCAACATTTGTCTCACACACCGTTGCTACTATTATTATCGCTCCTTTGGTTAAAGAAGTTGGGGACTCCATGTCAACCCCTCACCCATTATTGTTGATAATGGGTACAGCTTTGATGGCATCTGCTGCTATGGGTTTACCAACATCTGGGTTCCCTAACGTTACCGCCATCAGTATGACAGATGAAGTTGGACAAAGGTACATCTCTGTAAACACTTTCATTACAAGGGGTGTCCCTGCGTCGCTTATAGCATACGTGATCACCATCTCTGTGGGTTACGGCATCATGACATGCTTGAGCTTTTAG
- a CDS encoding glutamine amidotransferase subunit DUG2, translated as MGAFNNGNIHEGEYVSIPMRTTLPINATASSTSSIPTPVRHQSPRPGRQEHIETCSNPRNCSFAYPDSSKESEDGVSLEEVLPLVHKWTHTHSILSVTPAPKKELIFCGTQDSNIMVFDLKSYNLKHVINCGKNHFATSVLCLTISEDERFLFSAGSDSLVKVWDLFPFDDIDATEYSIPCTHIVYSSMDIGDIFSIYWSEKLSALFIGSQNASIMWCHLPLGRDVDIKIARSIERLPHFRYDKFFDSKGPGGFINKTQSAHQMLKNSSNSEVNPCLVEIPITDMIRFAHNGYVYCMDFLTEANAAAFCDLHQSQYDSFLASCGGDGYIKIWGVTASIDGSISLSLINKLDNDESILSMHVIDSTICVGLGDSTVNAWDLTTCQLTRSFKFISPQSRADEVLSLCFHNGYIYKATNLGGLCKFPLRMDIHCDGADGDEKTKTHPIRSAVDLNSLTQDPWNLEEGLVFSVQKFRYRGSTYLLSGGLGSLCLWNLSVIDDSVPTSANDTGNILKLSSEADISNEHMLQSLRRIISYKTISKHPGTYLEDSRRCAQFLVKLLRLLGATKANLLPVPNCNPVVLGKFEKNDKRNTKSETKTLLWYGHYDVVEATADKECWSTDPFELVAKDGNLYARGVSDNKGPTLAAFYAVSDLHMKEELPINVVFIIEGEEECGSIGFQQVINEHKPIIGPVDFILLSNSYWLGDDVPCLNYGLRGVLNASLSVTSDKPDRHSGVDGGVSKEPTMDLIQILGQLICSNSNRIKIPGFYDDVLPIDETELKLYERIKEVSLSLGVTNTDLDTLLAKWRNPSLTIHRLDVSGPKNNTVISQRAQASVSIRVVPNQDLRKIKQAFTSYMQATFDSLKSENELKIDIFHEAEPWLGDPNNLVFKILYDNIKKHWGPSYPDPLFIREGGSIPSIRFLEKAFDAPAAQIPCGQASDNAHLKDEKLRIINLFKLRAILTDTFKELGVSPTA; from the coding sequence ATGGGCGCTTTCAACAACGGGAACATCCATGAGGGTGAATATGTGCTGATTCCCATGCGAACAACTTTGCCCATAAATGCCACTGCTAGTTCTACGTCCCTGATACCCACTCCGGTTAGACACCAGCTGCCTCGTCCAGGTCGCCAGGAACACATCGAAACTTGCTCAAACCCACGAAACTGCAGCTTTGCTTATCCAGATTCTtccaaagaaagtgagGATGGTGTTtcccttgaagaagtgtTACCTTTGGTCCACAAATGGACACACACTCATTCCATCCTCAGCGTGACTCCTgctccaaagaaagagttgATCTTTTGTGGAACGCAAGACTCTAATATCATGGTgtttgacttgaagagctaTAACTTGAAGCATGTGATCAATTGCGGTAAAAATCATTTTGCCACTTCAGTGCTTTGTTTGACAATCAGCGAAGATGAGCGGTTTCTATTCAGTGCTGGGTCGGACTCATTAGTAAAAGTGTGGGACTTGTTTCCCTTTGATGACATTGATGCAACAGAATACTCAATTCCCTGTACTCATATTGTCTACTCCTCCATGGATATTGGTGATATCTTCTCCATTTACTGGTCCGAGAAGCTACTGGCCCTATTCATCGGCTCTCAAAATGCTTCTATCATGTGGTGCCACTTGCCTTTGGGCAGAGACGTGGACATCAAAATTGCCCGGTCGATTGAGCGTCTTCCGCATTTCAGGTACGATAAGTTCTTTGACTCTAAAGGTCCGGGTGGTTTCATTAACAAGACTCAGTCTGCCCATCAAATGCTTAAGAACAGTCTGAACTCAGAGGTGAATCCTTGTCTCGTCGAAATTCCTATAACTGATATGATCCGCTTCGCTCATAACGGCTATGTTTACTGTATGGATTTTTTAACTGAAGCAAATGCTGCTGCGTTTTGCGATCTACATCAGTCCCAGTACGATAGCTTCTTAGCCAGCTGTGGCGGTGATGGCTATATCAAAATATGGGGCGTAACAGCATCAATTGATGGCTCCATCTCGCTCTCCTTAATCAACAAACTCGATAACGACGAGTCAATTCTCTCGATGCATGTCATCGACTCGACTATATGTGTTGGGCTAGGCGACTCTACAGTCAATGCATGGGATTTGACTACATGTCAACTTACTCGTTCTTTCAAATTTATTTCACCCCAATCCAGAGCTGATGAAGTTCTTTCGTTGTGCTTTCACAATGGGTATATCTATAAAGCCACCAACTTAGGTGGACTCTGCAAGTTTCCTCTTAGAATGGACATACACTGCGATGGAGCAGATGGGGATGAGAAAACGAAAACACATCCCATCAGAAGTGCTGTGGACCTCAACTCCTTAACTCAAGACCCATGGAATCTTGAAGAGGGTTTGGTGTTCTCTGTTCAGAAATTCAGATACAGAGGCTCAACATATCTATTATCAGGTGGACTTGGTTCCCTCTGTCTCTGGAACTTAAGTGTTATTGATGATTCAGTACCTACATCGGCCAATGACACGGGTAACATTCTCAAGCTTTCTAGCGAAGCCGATATCTCCAACGAGCATATGCTACAGTCATTAAGAAGAATCATATCCTACAAGACCATCTCAAAGCATCCTGGCACATATCTTGAAGATTCCAGAAGATGTGCACAATTTTTGGTTAAACTTCTCCGTTTGCTAGGAGCCACTAAAGCAAACCTACTTCCCGTACCGAATTGTAACCCGGTGGTGTTGGGAAAATTCGAAAAGAAtgacaaaagaaacacGAAATCTGAGACTAAGACTCTCCTTTGGTATGGCCACTACGATGTCGTAGAGGCTACCGCTGATAAAGAATGTTGGTCCACAGATCCCTTTGAGCTAGTTGCTAAGGATGGAAATTTGTACGCAAGAGGTGTGTCTGATAATAAAGGACCAACTTTAGCAGCCTTCTACGCTGTGCTGGACCTTCATatgaaagaagagcttccaATAAATGTAGTCTTCATAATTgaaggcgaagaagaatgtgGATCAATCGGCTTCCAACAGGTCATCAACGAACACAAACCCATCATCGGTCCGGTAGACTTTATCTTGTTGTCCAATTCTTATTGGTTAGGGGACGATGTACCATGTCTCAATTATGGCTTGAGAGGAGTTCTCAATGCATCCCTAAGCGTCACCTCAGACAAGCCAGACAGACACTCTGGAGTGGATGGCGGTGTTTCCAAGGAACCCACTATGGACTTGATTCAAATTCTCGGTCAACTCATCTGCTCCAACCTGAACAGAATTAAGATACCCGGCTTTTACGATGATGTCTTGCCAATTGATGAGACTGAGTTAAAGCTTTATGAGAGAATAAAAGAAGTCTCTCTCTCACTCGGTGTCACGAACACCGATCTTGATACTTTATTGGCAAAGTGGAGAAACCCTTCATTGACAATTCACAGGCTAGATGTATCAGGGCCAAAAAACAATACAGTCATTTCACAGAGAGCACAAGCTTCCGTATCTATTCGAGTTGTTCCCAATCAAGACCTTCGAAAAATAAAGCAGGCCTTTACTTCTTACATGCAAGCAACCTTTGACTCTCTTAAATCAGAAAACGAACTCAAAATCGATATTTTCCACGAGGCCGAGCCTTGGTTAGGTGATCCAAACAACTTGGTTTTCAAAATACTATATGATAATATTAAAAAGCACTGGGGCCCATCATACCCTGATCCTTTATTCATCAGAGAGGGCGGCTCGATTCCTTCCATACgtttcttggagaaggctTTCGATGCACCAGCTGCACAAATACCTTGCGGTCAAGCCAGTGATAATGCCCACCTCAAGGATGAGAAGCTTCGTATAATTAATCTATTCAAGTTGAGGGCCATCTTGACTGACACTTTTAAGGAACTAGGTGTAAGTCCTACAGCATAG